ATTATCCTACAGATGACCTGGGATATAGCAATATTGGATTGGGGAGTCCCACTGGTAACTTCAGAACAGACTGGGGCAGCAACAATTACCAGAAACTGCGTCTGATCTCATTTTATGGACGTGCCAATTATAACTATGCCAATAAATATTTAGCCCAGGTATCTGTACGCCGTGATGGTTCTTCTGCATTTGGTATCAATAACCGCTGGGGTACCTTCCCTGCTTTTGCAGTGGCCTGGCGCATCAGCCAGGAAGGCTTTATGCGAGGGCAGCACCTCTTTACAGACCTGAAGCTGCGCGCTGGTTACGGTGTTACCGGTAACTCCATTGGCTTTAACCCACTCATCTCTAAAATCCGCTACGGCGCTGCCGGTACGTTCTATAATAACGGCAGTTTTGTAAACAGCATATTTGCTACCCAAAACGCCAACCCTGATTTGAAATGGGAGAAAACTGCCATGACCAATCTGGGTATCGATGCCTCGTTGCTGAAAGGGATGTTGAATATTACAGCGGAGTATTATGATAAAAAAACGAGCGATCTTATCTGGGCTTACCCGGTATCTACCACTCAGTATTATGTAAGCGCCTATACCGCTAACGTGGGTGCTATGCGCAACAAGGGCGTGGAAATCACCATCAGCGCTACTCCGGTGCGAACCCGGAATTTCCGCTGGCAATCTGATTTTAATCTGTCTCATAATAAAAACCTGTTGACCTCTCTTTCCAATAATATCTTCAAACTGGATTCCATTCCTCAGGCAGAACCAGGCGGACAAGGCCAAACCGGTACCATGGTACAACTGTTAAAGCCCGGCTATCCCATCGGCCAGTTCTTTACGTTTAAATATGCCGGCAAAAACGACAATGGCGTTTCTCAATATTACGATCATAACGGAAAGCTAACCACTTCCCCGCAAAACTTCACCGACTACTATTACGCTGGCAGTGCCCAACCCAAGCTGCTGCTGGGATGGAGTAATACGTTTAACTACAGGCATTTCGATCTAAATATATTTATCCGCAGCGCTCTTGGAGGAAAATTGATGAATGCTACCCTGGCAGATCTGAACCGCCCTGCAGACGCCAGGAGCTATAACCTGCCCGTATTCTCTGCAAACGAATCGCCTGCGGATATCAATGCCTACCGCTACTCCGACCGGTACATTGAAAACGCCTCTTATGTGCGGATAGACAATCTCACACTGGGCTATACCTTTCCTTATATCAAAGGCATTAAATCATTACGTGTATACGTTACCGGTAATAACCTGGCGGTAATTACCAACTACCGTGGTATAGACCCTGAAGTGGGCCTGGGTGGCCTTACACCGGGTATTGATAACAAAAACTATTACCCCCGTACCCGCTCTTTCCTGCTGGGCCTGAATGCATCTTTCTAAATCATCTGTTGTAAAAAAATATAAAAATGAAAGCTTCTTTTAAATATATCATTCGTGTAGTACTCGCTGCCGCGCTGTTCAGTGCCTGTACGAAACTGGATGTGCCTGTAGAAAATGAACTGACTCCTGAAACTTTTCCTAAAACAGCAGAGCAATATGTGCTGGCCTCAGGCGCCGTATATAGTAAATTCAGGGAAGCATATGCCATCTCTTACTGGCAATTACAGTCATTAAGCACCGATGAAGCAATACTGCCCACCCGCGGCAGTAACTGGTACGACGGCGGCCGCTATCAGCAACTCCACTATCATAACTGGACGCCTGATCATCCCCTGGTAGCAGGTACCTGGAGCTGGGGCTTCGGAACTATCAGCGTTTGCAATCAGGTACTTTCATTATTTGATCAATCACCGGATACAGACGCTAAGCTGAATATCGCAGCAGAAGTGCGCACGATGCGCGCGCTGTCTTTGTATCTGATGATGGACCTGTACGGTAATATACCCGTGAGCACTACTTTCGGTGATAAGCAGTTGCCCTCTACTAAAAACCGGAAGGAAGTATTTGCTTTTATTGAACAGGAAATAAAGGCGGTGTTGCCACGCCTGAGCACTACTACAGGCGGCGCCACTTACGGCCGCCCTACAAAATATACCGCATTTGCCCTGCTGGCAAAAATGTATCTCAATTCCGGAGTCTATACAGGTACAGACCGTTCCAGTGACGCAGTAAGTATGTGCGATAGTATCATTCAATCAGGCAAATTTTCATTGGCAGATGATTATGCCGGCATGTTCCGCGCAGATAATGGCCCTGCTACCAAAGAATTTATTTTTGCTATACCCTATGATCAGGCACAAGCCACTGGGCAGCGTTTTACCTGGTACGGTCTTCACTATGCGTTACAAACTAAATATGGACTATCTTTTCGTATAAGCGGTCCTGTTAGTACCCTGCCGGAGTACTACGCCAACTTCGACAATACATCAGCAGATGTACGCAATAAGGTATGGCTCACCGGAAAGCAGTACGACAACAGCGGCAATCCTGTACTCAT
The genomic region above belongs to Chitinophaga sp. 180180018-3 and contains:
- a CDS encoding RagB/SusD family nutrient uptake outer membrane protein; translated protein: MKASFKYIIRVVLAAALFSACTKLDVPVENELTPETFPKTAEQYVLASGAVYSKFREAYAISYWQLQSLSTDEAILPTRGSNWYDGGRYQQLHYHNWTPDHPLVAGTWSWGFGTISVCNQVLSLFDQSPDTDAKLNIAAEVRTMRALSLYLMMDLYGNIPVSTTFGDKQLPSTKNRKEVFAFIEQEIKAVLPRLSTTTGGATYGRPTKYTAFALLAKMYLNSGVYTGTDRSSDAVSMCDSIIQSGKFSLADDYAGMFRADNGPATKEFIFAIPYDQAQATGQRFTWYGLHYALQTKYGLSFRISGPVSTLPEYYANFDNTSADVRNKVWLTGKQYDNSGNPVLINTTKKGLDATYAGADGSAPVTYQLEFTPNVTIINTANFDAGSDVLASAKGIRNIKYAPDVAATTRDASNDVPVFRYADILLMKAEAILRGANVTNGETALVLVNQLRAKRNSTSFTSINLDELLRERARELNWESWRRNDLIRFGKFENSWGYKTDADPNKRLYPVPSGERILNPNLVQNTGY